A single window of Ornithorhynchus anatinus isolate Pmale09 chromosome 3, mOrnAna1.pri.v4, whole genome shotgun sequence DNA harbors:
- the LOC100091786 gene encoding olfactory receptor 1020-like, translating to MSAGKNQTSVAWFILLGLTDREELKGTLFGVFLLIYTVTLVGNLGIAALVYADPRLHTPMYFFLGVLSFLDFSYSTVDTPKLLISFLTTDGSISFGACVTQMALMTLHATGECLLLSVMGYDRFVAICHPLLYHAVMSRRWCGQLVAATFAASVANAAVQTGNVFRLPYCGPNVIDHYFCDLPTVLHLACADTAEAEALLSFFSSLVIFITVSVILVSYSCVLASVYKTRSPEARCKALSTCTSHLAAISLFYGTVIFMYVQPSSDGSGDRNKVISVFYTIAIPLLNPLIYSLRNKEVKAALRRRLFGKLNL from the coding sequence ATGTCCGCTGGAAAGAACCAAACCTCAGTGGCCTGGTTCATCCTGTTGGGCCTCACTGATCGGGAAGAACTGAAGGGGACTCTATTTGGGGTCTTCCTGCTGATCTACACCGTCACTTTGGTGGGCAATTTAGGCATAGCAGCCCTTGTCTACGCCGACCCGCggctccacacccccatgtacttcttcctcgggGTCCTCTCCTTCCTCGACTTCTCCTACTCGACCGTGGACACCCCCAAGCTGCTCATCAGCTTCCTCACCACCGACGGGTCCATCTCCTTTGGGGCCTGCGTCACCCAGATGGCCCTGATGACCCTGCACGCGACGGGCGAGTGCCTCCTCCTGTCCGTCATGGGCTACGACCGATTCGTGGCCATCTGCCACCCTCTCCTCTACCACGCCGTCATGTCCAGACGCTGGTGCGGCCAGCTGGTGGCCGCCACCTTCGCCGCCAGCGTAGCCAATGCGGCCGTCCAGACTGGGAACGTCTTCAGGCTGCCTTACTGCGGCCCAAACGTGATCGACCACTACTTCTGCGACCTCCCCACCGTGCTCCACCTGGCCTGTGCCGACACCGCGGAGGCCGAGgcgctcctctctttcttctcctcgcTGGTCATCTTCATCACCGTCTCCGTCATCCTGGTCTCCTACTCCTGCGTCCTAGCGTCCGTCTACAAGACACGCTCCCCGGAGGCTCGGTGCAAGGCCCTttccacctgcacctcccacCTCGCCGCCATCTCCCTCTTCTACGGCACCGTCATCTTCATGTACGTTCAGCCGAGCTCCGACGGTTCCGGGGACCGAAACAAGGTCATTTCGGTGTTCTACACCATCGCCATCCCCTTGCTGAACCCCTtgatctacagcctgaggaacaaagaagtgaaggcaGCCCTGAGGAGAAGACTCTTCGGTAAACTCAATCTCTGA